Proteins from a single region of Phycisphaeraceae bacterium D3-23:
- a CDS encoding prepilin-type N-terminal cleavage/methylation domain-containing protein: MTMQIARHCRAFSMVEMMITVTILGIIGALAAPMLSPNATTKLRSAATVLAADLDACRADSIAHGEDPRLIVFDTVAEAYHIAASSDPDTPLPHPTSGGDYTVTFGSADTAQLNGVTIQSVSVGGDDQLGFEIYGQLDQAANATITLEADGVTITLTLDAATGEVTIGELQ, encoded by the coding sequence ATGACAATGCAGATAGCCCGCCACTGCCGCGCGTTCTCGATGGTCGAGATGATGATCACCGTCACGATCCTGGGCATTATCGGTGCGCTCGCCGCGCCGATGCTCAGCCCCAACGCGACGACCAAGCTCCGCAGCGCCGCCACCGTCCTCGCCGCCGACCTTGACGCCTGCCGCGCCGACTCGATCGCGCACGGCGAAGACCCCCGCCTCATCGTCTTCGACACCGTCGCCGAGGCCTACCACATCGCCGCGAGCTCCGACCCCGACACCCCGCTCCCCCACCCGACCTCCGGCGGGGACTACACCGTCACTTTCGGCAGCGCCGACACCGCGCAACTCAATGGCGTCACGATCCAGTCCGTCAGTGTCGGCGGCGACGACCAGCTCGGCTTCGAGATCTACGGCCAACTCGACCAGGCGGCCAACGCCACCATCACCCTCGAAGCCGACGGCGTCACGATCACCCTCACCCTCGACGCCGCGACCGGCGAAGTCACCATCGGCGAGCTGCAATAA
- a CDS encoding ATP-binding protein, which translates to MRTLKQTLILWVVATVCVATLVAGVSFYFVARAYLIEQFDEELEDRFDLMASAIEIEDGEIDTGFDDIEMDDFGEKEDDDDDEEDEEDEEDEDGDDDANDALSFLMLREADAVIYRSPTLGDSAQLPTGQTEDPVWVGLPSGRRGRVYTETFLPPLDLDDDLFEWAADAYASSDYGPHRTVTMSLARETVAIDAALSMLGLGLAAAGALLAILMSIVVGYGVRRGLRPVDELTTRLAALESDALNKPIPSGPLPQELQPIVEQYNAVLARVAQAYERERGFSADVAHELRTPLAGLLTTLEVASAQPRSPEQSAEAFAELLEVAEHMRTLVEALLKLAALEAGTSEDATGTVQLDQEIERVWRLVIHNGASRRVFNMTRDLSADAPIQTRPGLLELVLRNVMHNAAAYVDTEGTVTLASALEQASARITITNTGSTVSTQDAARVFDRFWRADSSRAGTGKHCGLGLALTRSAVRALGGTISASSETGGAFVVTITLPRD; encoded by the coding sequence ATGCGCACCCTGAAGCAAACGCTGATCCTGTGGGTCGTCGCGACCGTCTGCGTGGCGACCCTCGTCGCGGGGGTGTCGTTCTACTTCGTCGCACGGGCCTACCTCATCGAGCAGTTCGACGAGGAACTCGAAGACAGGTTCGACCTGATGGCCAGCGCGATCGAGATCGAAGACGGCGAAATCGATACGGGCTTCGACGATATCGAGATGGACGATTTCGGGGAGAAGGAAGATGACGACGACGATGAAGAAGACGAAGAAGACGAAGAAGACGAAGATGGCGACGACGACGCCAACGACGCGTTGAGTTTTCTGATGCTCCGCGAAGCAGACGCCGTGATCTACCGATCGCCGACGCTGGGCGATTCGGCGCAGCTCCCCACCGGGCAGACCGAGGACCCGGTGTGGGTCGGCCTGCCCAGCGGACGCCGCGGGCGGGTATACACCGAGACGTTCCTGCCCCCGCTTGACCTGGACGACGACCTGTTCGAGTGGGCCGCCGACGCATATGCGAGCAGCGACTACGGCCCACACCGGACCGTCACGATGTCGCTCGCGCGCGAAACTGTCGCGATCGATGCGGCGCTCTCCATGCTCGGGCTCGGCCTCGCCGCGGCCGGGGCGCTGCTCGCGATCCTCATGTCCATCGTCGTCGGCTATGGCGTGCGGCGCGGGCTCCGGCCTGTCGATGAGCTCACCACCCGGCTCGCCGCGCTCGAAAGCGATGCGCTCAACAAGCCCATCCCCTCGGGCCCGCTGCCCCAGGAGCTCCAGCCGATCGTCGAGCAGTACAACGCCGTGCTCGCCCGCGTCGCGCAGGCCTATGAGCGCGAGCGCGGCTTCTCCGCCGACGTCGCGCACGAGCTGCGCACCCCGCTGGCGGGGCTGCTCACGACACTCGAAGTCGCCAGCGCCCAGCCGCGCAGCCCCGAGCAGTCTGCCGAGGCCTTCGCCGAGCTGCTGGAAGTCGCCGAGCATATGCGCACCCTGGTCGAGGCCCTGCTGAAACTCGCCGCCCTCGAAGCGGGCACCTCCGAGGACGCCACGGGCACCGTCCAGCTTGACCAGGAGATCGAGCGCGTCTGGCGGCTGGTCATCCACAACGGTGCCTCGCGCCGTGTCTTCAATATGACACGCGACCTCAGCGCTGATGCCCCGATCCAGACCCGGCCGGGCCTGCTCGAACTGGTCCTGCGCAACGTCATGCACAACGCCGCCGCCTATGTCGACACCGAAGGCACCGTCACGCTCGCGTCCGCGCTGGAGCAAGCTAGCGCCCGAATCACGATCACCAACACCGGCAGCACGGTCAGCACCCAAGACGCGGCCCGTGTCTTCGATCGTTTCTGGCGGGCCGACAGCTCCCGCGCCGGCACCGGCAAGCACTGCGGGCTTGGCCTCGCGCTGACACGCTCCGCCGTCCGCGCGCTGGGCGGGACGATCAGCGCCAGCTCCGAAACGGGCGGCGCGTTTGTGGTGACGATCACGCTGCCCCGGGACTGA
- a CDS encoding heme-binding protein has protein sequence MLLLRRQFPVRLRCARLAMLVATPLLLLGLLSQVGCSLFGYHGVEEWPSTTVLDEGRYEVRQYEPAAVAMTVVEPGVSNVGNEGFRRLAGYIFGGNEGDTSIAMTAPVVMEQDREGQDIAMTAPVVMEQTDAGWVMAFVLPKAYTAENAPKPNDDRVTITTDPGGLYAIYCFSGWFDRDDLATYTPRLMDWLQANGYRAIGDPHIAGYDPPWTLPWHRRNEVMVEVEAVGE, from the coding sequence ATGCTTCTTCTGCGACGCCAGTTCCCGGTTCGACTCCGATGCGCCCGCCTTGCGATGCTCGTCGCTACTCCGCTGCTCCTGTTGGGCCTCTTGAGCCAGGTCGGCTGCTCGCTGTTCGGCTACCACGGCGTCGAGGAGTGGCCCAGCACGACCGTTCTCGATGAGGGCCGGTACGAGGTCCGGCAGTACGAGCCCGCCGCCGTGGCGATGACCGTCGTCGAGCCGGGCGTGAGCAATGTCGGCAACGAGGGCTTCCGCAGGCTCGCGGGCTACATCTTCGGCGGCAACGAAGGCGACACGAGTATCGCCATGACCGCGCCCGTGGTCATGGAGCAGGACCGCGAAGGCCAAGACATCGCGATGACCGCGCCGGTCGTGATGGAACAGACCGACGCCGGCTGGGTGATGGCGTTCGTGCTGCCCAAGGCATACACCGCCGAGAACGCGCCCAAACCCAACGACGACCGCGTCACCATCACCACCGACCCCGGCGGGCTCTACGCGATCTACTGCTTCTCCGGCTGGTTCGACCGCGACGACCTGGCGACCTACACACCGCGACTGATGGACTGGCTGCAGGCCAACGGCTACCGCGCGATCGGCGACCCCCACATCGCCGGCTACGACCCGCCGTGGACCCTGCCTTGGCACCGGCGCAATGAGGTGATGGTGGAGGTGGAAGCGGTAGGAGAGTAG
- the ndk gene encoding nucleoside-diphosphate kinase translates to MQTTLLFLKPDAVQRGLMGEVLARLERKGLTIVGMKMMMVPQALAEEHYAEHKERPFFKGLLGFVTSSPVLVLAVKGVNAIAVCRTLIGATNGQKADAGTIRGDLGMSGGNNLIHGSDGEEAAARELKLWFKDGELCDYDRTVNQWVYDPSDLD, encoded by the coding sequence ATGCAGACCACACTTTTGTTTCTGAAACCAGACGCGGTGCAGCGCGGGCTGATGGGCGAGGTGCTTGCCCGGCTTGAGCGCAAGGGGCTGACGATCGTCGGCATGAAGATGATGATGGTGCCCCAGGCATTGGCCGAGGAGCACTATGCGGAGCACAAGGAGCGGCCGTTCTTTAAGGGGCTGCTCGGGTTTGTGACGAGCTCGCCCGTGCTGGTGCTGGCGGTGAAGGGTGTGAACGCGATCGCGGTCTGCCGGACCCTGATCGGCGCGACCAACGGGCAGAAGGCGGACGCGGGCACGATCCGCGGCGACCTCGGGATGTCCGGCGGCAACAACCTCATCCACGGCAGCGACGGTGAAGAGGCGGCAGCACGCGAGCTTAAGCTGTGGTTCAAGGACGGCGAGCTGTGCGACTACGACCGCACCGTGAACCAGTGGGTGTACGACCCGTCGGATCTGGACTAA
- the accD gene encoding acetyl-CoA carboxylase, carboxyltransferase subunit beta, whose protein sequence is MTDSKTTTPGPAAAKGPRTWQDSADPATKKQTVPEGLWMRCPSCEAMLYKKAVEQNNHVCPECEHHYRIHAEQRIDLLVDPGSFEPLWEGLGPTDTLRFVDRIPYKERIVAEQKKTGHKDALLAGRAFIKARGVVLAVMDTRFMMASMGSVVGEKITRAIELGAKEDRPVIVVSASGGARMQESALSLAQMAKTSAALARLDDAGGLFISVLTDPTTGGVTASFAMLGDLILAEPKALVGFAGPRVIANTVRQELPDGFQRAEFLQQKGFVDRVVHRKDLRNEIARLIDYAGK, encoded by the coding sequence GTGACCGATTCCAAAACGACGACCCCCGGCCCCGCCGCTGCCAAAGGCCCGCGCACCTGGCAAGACAGCGCCGACCCCGCCACCAAAAAACAGACCGTGCCCGAAGGGCTCTGGATGCGCTGCCCGTCCTGCGAGGCGATGCTCTACAAAAAAGCCGTCGAGCAGAACAACCACGTCTGCCCCGAGTGCGAGCACCACTACCGCATCCACGCCGAGCAGCGCATCGACCTGCTCGTCGACCCCGGCAGCTTCGAGCCGCTGTGGGAAGGCCTCGGGCCGACCGACACGCTCAGATTCGTCGACCGCATCCCCTACAAAGAACGCATCGTCGCCGAGCAGAAGAAGACGGGCCACAAGGACGCGCTGCTCGCGGGCCGGGCGTTTATCAAGGCACGCGGTGTCGTGCTGGCCGTGATGGACACGCGCTTCATGATGGCATCGATGGGCTCGGTCGTCGGCGAAAAAATCACCCGTGCGATCGAGCTGGGCGCGAAGGAAGACCGCCCCGTTATCGTGGTGTCGGCCTCGGGCGGCGCACGCATGCAGGAGTCCGCGCTCTCGCTCGCGCAGATGGCCAAGACCTCCGCCGCCCTCGCACGCCTCGACGACGCCGGCGGGCTCTTCATCTCCGTCCTCACCGACCCCACCACCGGCGGCGTCACGGCCTCGTTCGCGATGCTCGGCGACCTCATCCTCGCCGAACCCAAAGCCCTCGTCGGCTTCGCCGGCCCCCGCGTCATCGCCAACACCGTCCGCCAGGAACTCCCCGACGGCTTCCAACGCGCCGAGTTCCTCCAGCAAAAGGGCTTCGTCGACCGCGTCGTCCACCGCAAAGACCTCCGCAACGAGATCGCGCGGCTGATCGACTACGCGGGGAAGTAG
- a CDS encoding fumarylacetoacetate hydrolase family protein has protein sequence MRVVRFEDEDGQVLYGQDLGDGRADVLDTSPLAVFPAWPVPTGRVVAVARRLAPVDPPNLFAIGLNYGAHAAETGSAVPERPVVFMKPTSSVQDPGGDVRIPACEFDGPETDQEAELAVVIGTAARNVSEEDALGYVLGYTCANDVSARWWQKQGSGGQFIRGKGFDTFCPLGPVLVTHGDDADSIADPQQLRIVGKVDGAVLQDGHTADMIFSVAQLIAYLSQDTTLLPGTVLLTGTPPGVGVARDPQVWLRPGGEAHVEIEGIGVLRNPVVRG, from the coding sequence ATGCGAGTCGTGCGGTTCGAGGATGAAGACGGGCAAGTGCTGTATGGGCAAGACCTTGGGGACGGCAGGGCGGACGTGCTGGACACTTCGCCGCTGGCGGTGTTCCCGGCTTGGCCTGTGCCGACGGGGCGGGTGGTGGCGGTTGCGCGTCGCCTTGCGCCGGTCGATCCGCCCAACCTCTTTGCGATCGGTCTGAACTACGGGGCGCACGCAGCGGAGACGGGGTCGGCGGTGCCCGAGCGGCCGGTGGTCTTTATGAAGCCGACGAGCAGCGTGCAGGACCCGGGCGGGGATGTGCGCATCCCGGCCTGTGAATTCGATGGGCCCGAGACGGACCAGGAGGCGGAACTGGCGGTGGTGATCGGGACGGCCGCGCGCAACGTGAGTGAGGAAGATGCGCTGGGTTATGTGCTGGGCTACACCTGCGCGAATGATGTCAGCGCGCGGTGGTGGCAGAAGCAGGGAAGCGGCGGTCAGTTCATACGGGGCAAGGGGTTTGATACGTTCTGTCCGCTGGGTCCGGTGCTGGTCACGCATGGCGACGATGCCGACTCGATCGCCGACCCGCAGCAGCTGCGCATCGTCGGCAAGGTCGATGGAGCGGTGCTGCAGGACGGGCACACGGCCGACATGATTTTCAGTGTGGCGCAGCTGATCGCGTACTTGAGTCAGGACACGACGCTGCTGCCGGGCACGGTGCTCCTGACAGGCACGCCGCCGGGGGTAGGTGTTGCGCGCGACCCACAGGTGTGGCTCAGGCCGGGCGGGGAGGCGCATGTGGAGATCGAGGGGATCGGTGTGCTGCGCAACCCGGTGGTGCGGGGCTGA
- a CDS encoding LamG domain-containing protein has product MYAKSICSRERVASSRREAGAAMLLVVIALAVAAILALSFMRSSGPTMAVASNIDRQAKVRAVAEAGLEFAIEYVKENDNWRATQPNGLWLADQPLNGGTFSVYGTDDDGDLNDDAGDTLNLSVVAKVDGVTHRVSARVDSGTESLKLKVMFVVRNSGSLTAEETRKQSLFESWGYTVSILDDGAGQTAFDTAAAESEVAFISSDASYGTVGSKLRTHPLGVVYELAQMSYYFDIATNGGLASGTQIDIVDNTHYITAPFSTGVLTVADSSITLHRNRTNVASGANRIAEPTYNDDYALLTVETGAALLNSNTAPARRVKLPWTGDTSNLNDDGRLLTRRALEWASANEGGAVAQLIVHYEFDQVMILPSIIAHWQLEETEGGGGGLAVGDTLTLNDQANVDSYDSRLAAYGGTNISNYGTVSTNSDDASKIILTHTATISGDAYVGTSADLNTAYSVASGALIDGSRDRLTSDVGLPSMTPPLGLLPSVGDITLALGIVPLILDTRYQDLTLSGDATLSVVGDIVIRVDGTLTIEDTAKIVVPEGSTLTLWVAQGIALRDAGQLNGSSTAADRATIYVHSGGGDLEMADTSSAAGTFYVSDELNMSGAAELFGSVMAGDDALLSGASQVHIDKSLPELIDEDTPVRDIEKANHGSFRGDPAGGQPGATPLAGSGFSMYFDGSGDFLEMPHISAYELDGGTFSCWFKADTTSGRQGLFSKDSTNYDTGGHFSVFIESGKVRVRMQSTTTSYWVESGTVSTNTWYHIMFAWGAEGMVLYLDGIAVDTNSYTGGLSSTSGGTGNFEPIVLGGNAWQSDDLLATPVKDHFHGFIDDLRIYDERLNAQQAIDLFNGIEPGGQLSETLVEDTSGFEDPLNLAIADPEDVTWSAGTLTFDASTVAESLGDATKVYDAIMATGEFSIAARFSRASPGGATGPARIVSMSSSTGSRNFTLGQESTAMDVRVRTSTTGSNGILSPNYETGSILTDDDYVYVVVAYDGEALKTFVDGTLVKSELLGGTMTSWSAAMPLLLGNEVGGSRPWLGTLDEVSIYDRALSVSQSDALASGEGIVAQDPKAVWVEQD; this is encoded by the coding sequence ATGTACGCGAAGAGCATTTGTAGTCGTGAGCGTGTCGCGTCGAGTCGGCGTGAGGCCGGGGCGGCGATGCTGCTGGTCGTGATCGCGCTGGCGGTGGCGGCAATTTTGGCGCTGTCGTTTATGCGGAGTTCAGGCCCGACGATGGCGGTGGCGAGCAACATCGACAGGCAGGCCAAGGTCCGCGCAGTCGCCGAGGCGGGCCTCGAGTTCGCGATCGAGTATGTCAAGGAAAACGACAACTGGCGGGCGACCCAGCCCAACGGGCTTTGGCTCGCGGACCAGCCGCTCAACGGCGGGACGTTCTCGGTCTACGGCACGGACGACGACGGCGACCTCAACGACGACGCGGGCGACACCCTCAACCTCTCGGTCGTCGCGAAAGTAGATGGCGTGACCCACCGCGTGAGCGCCCGCGTCGATAGTGGGACCGAATCGCTCAAGCTTAAGGTGATGTTTGTCGTGCGCAACTCGGGTTCGCTGACGGCCGAGGAAACCCGCAAGCAGTCGCTGTTCGAGAGCTGGGGCTACACCGTCAGCATCCTCGACGACGGCGCGGGGCAGACGGCTTTCGACACGGCGGCCGCAGAGTCGGAGGTCGCGTTCATCAGCTCGGATGCTTCGTACGGGACGGTCGGAAGCAAGCTGCGGACCCACCCGCTGGGCGTGGTGTACGAACTCGCGCAGATGTCGTACTACTTCGACATCGCGACGAATGGCGGGTTGGCGTCGGGCACGCAGATCGACATCGTCGACAACACGCACTATATCACGGCACCGTTCTCGACCGGCGTGCTCACCGTCGCGGACAGCAGCATCACCCTGCACCGAAACCGGACGAACGTGGCGTCGGGCGCGAACCGCATCGCCGAGCCGACCTACAACGACGACTACGCGCTGCTGACCGTCGAGACGGGGGCCGCGCTTCTCAACAGCAATACGGCCCCGGCCCGGCGGGTGAAGCTGCCGTGGACGGGCGACACGTCGAACTTGAATGACGACGGCCGGCTGCTGACCCGTCGCGCTTTGGAGTGGGCGTCGGCGAACGAGGGCGGCGCGGTAGCGCAGCTCATCGTGCACTACGAGTTCGACCAGGTCATGATCCTGCCCAGCATCATCGCGCACTGGCAGCTCGAAGAGACCGAGGGCGGCGGCGGGGGGCTCGCGGTCGGCGACACACTCACGCTCAACGACCAGGCCAACGTTGATAGCTACGACTCCCGGCTCGCGGCCTACGGCGGGACCAACATCTCGAACTACGGCACGGTCTCGACAAACAGCGATGATGCCAGCAAGATCATCCTGACGCACACGGCGACGATCAGTGGCGATGCCTACGTCGGCACATCCGCGGACCTCAATACGGCCTACTCGGTCGCGAGTGGGGCGCTGATCGACGGCAGCCGGGACCGGTTGACGTCGGATGTCGGTCTGCCATCGATGACGCCGCCGTTGGGGCTGTTGCCTAGTGTCGGGGATATCACGTTGGCTTTGGGTATTGTCCCGTTGATTCTGGATACGCGTTACCAAGACCTCACGCTATCGGGTGACGCGACGCTGAGTGTCGTAGGCGACATCGTGATCCGTGTCGATGGCACGCTGACGATCGAAGATACAGCCAAGATTGTTGTCCCGGAGGGCTCAACGCTGACGCTCTGGGTCGCACAGGGTATTGCGCTTCGGGATGCGGGCCAGCTCAATGGCTCCTCGACTGCCGCAGATCGCGCGACGATCTACGTCCACAGCGGCGGCGGCGATCTGGAGATGGCTGACACATCGAGTGCGGCGGGCACTTTCTACGTCAGCGACGAGCTCAATATGTCCGGCGCGGCCGAGCTGTTCGGCAGCGTGATGGCGGGCGACGATGCGCTGCTGTCCGGCGCGAGCCAAGTGCATATCGACAAGTCGCTGCCTGAATTGATCGACGAAGATACGCCGGTGCGCGATATCGAGAAGGCGAACCACGGCAGTTTCCGCGGCGACCCCGCGGGGGGGCAGCCGGGCGCGACACCGCTCGCGGGCTCGGGGTTTTCGATGTACTTCGACGGCAGCGGCGACTTCCTCGAGATGCCGCACATCTCGGCATACGAGCTGGATGGCGGGACGTTTTCGTGCTGGTTTAAGGCCGATACGACGTCGGGCCGGCAGGGCCTGTTCTCCAAGGACTCGACCAATTACGACACGGGCGGGCACTTCTCAGTCTTCATCGAGAGTGGCAAGGTGCGCGTGCGGATGCAGAGCACGACAACGAGCTACTGGGTCGAGTCGGGGACGGTCTCGACGAACACGTGGTACCACATCATGTTCGCCTGGGGGGCTGAGGGTATGGTCCTCTACCTCGATGGCATCGCGGTGGATACGAATAGCTACACAGGTGGCCTAAGCTCGACCTCGGGCGGGACGGGCAATTTCGAGCCGATCGTCCTGGGCGGGAATGCCTGGCAGAGCGACGACCTCCTGGCGACGCCGGTGAAGGACCATTTTCACGGCTTCATAGACGACCTTCGCATCTACGACGAACGGCTCAACGCCCAGCAGGCGATCGACCTGTTCAACGGCATCGAGCCCGGTGGCCAGCTCTCCGAGACGCTGGTCGAGGATACGAGTGGGTTCGAAGACCCGCTGAACCTGGCGATCGCCGATCCGGAGGATGTGACCTGGTCGGCCGGGACGCTGACGTTTGATGCGTCGACGGTCGCAGAGTCGTTGGGCGATGCGACCAAGGTTTACGACGCGATCATGGCGACGGGTGAGTTTTCGATCGCCGCGCGTTTCAGCCGGGCCTCGCCGGGCGGCGCGACGGGGCCGGCCCGGATCGTATCGATGTCGAGCTCGACGGGCAGCCGGAACTTCACGCTGGGCCAGGAGAGCACGGCGATGGATGTACGTGTCCGCACGAGCACGACGGGCAGCAACGGCATCCTGTCGCCAAACTATGAGACCGGCTCGATTTTGACCGATGACGATTACGTGTATGTCGTTGTAGCCTACGACGGAGAGGCGCTCAAGACTTTTGTCGACGGTACGTTGGTCAAGAGTGAGCTGTTGGGCGGCACGATGACGTCCTGGTCCGCGGCGATGCCGCTGCTGCTGGGCAACGAGGTCGGCGGCAGCCGACCCTGGCTGGGCACGCTCGACGAGGTCTCGATCTACGACCGCGCGCTCAGCGTCAGCCAGTCCGATGCGCTCGCCAGCGGCGAGGGGATCGTCGCCCAGGACCCCAAGGCGGTTTGGGTCGAGCAGGACTGA
- a CDS encoding response regulator transcription factor codes for MMRLLVIEDYEPLRRSLVRGLGEAGFAVDATGDGKEGLWFAEDACYDAVILDLMLPGMDGMTILQRMRDGGKTSPVLILTARDGVPDRVNGLNSGADDYLVKPFAFEELLARVNALVRRKYDVPVTQIEAGGLSIDLNARTARWPEGEVALTAKEYGILEVLALHHGRVVSRTEITEHLYGFDAEPNSNSIDVHIAQLRRKIEARGKPRRVHTRRGMGYILMVQDAVEPPCAP; via the coding sequence ATGATGCGACTGCTGGTGATCGAAGATTACGAACCGCTTCGGCGTTCACTGGTGCGCGGGTTGGGCGAGGCCGGCTTCGCGGTCGATGCGACGGGCGACGGCAAGGAAGGCCTCTGGTTCGCCGAGGACGCCTGCTACGACGCGGTGATCCTCGACCTCATGCTGCCCGGCATGGACGGCATGACGATCCTCCAGCGCATGCGCGATGGGGGCAAGACCAGCCCGGTGCTGATTCTCACGGCGCGCGACGGCGTGCCCGACCGGGTCAACGGGCTCAATAGCGGCGCCGACGACTACCTGGTGAAACCCTTTGCTTTTGAAGAGCTGCTCGCACGGGTCAACGCGCTGGTCCGCCGAAAGTACGACGTGCCCGTCACGCAGATCGAGGCGGGTGGTTTGTCGATCGACCTCAACGCCCGCACCGCGCGCTGGCCCGAAGGCGAGGTCGCGCTCACCGCCAAGGAGTACGGCATCCTCGAAGTCCTCGCGCTGCATCACGGCCGGGTCGTCTCGCGCACCGAGATCACCGAGCACCTCTACGGCTTCGACGCCGAGCCCAACAGCAACTCGATCGACGTCCACATCGCCCAGCTCCGGCGGAAGATCGAGGCCCGCGGTAAGCCCCGCCGCGTCCACACGCGGCGCGGGATGGGCTACATCCTCATGGTCCAGGACGCGGTGGAACCCCCATGCGCACCCTGA
- a CDS encoding carbohydrate kinase family protein, with protein MPTPLDVIVAGSCVMDLVCRPVALNTPIGGGALHAIAPPGAVPGGITSNAGIAMRRLGLGVGVASYIGDDAWGMLLRSTLDREGVDTTRLLIHPDAPTSTTIVLVDDSGERSFLHAQGAPKRIDAAFFLDDAERWRGVGWVLLGYYPLLPNLIDDLPEVMRALQTLGCKTALDSAGGLERGGTFDELAPVLPHLDLYVPSRGEAESQTGETDPDRMIERYRAAGCDGLLGVKLGGADGVLLSPSHGGQIHIPSAAPPGPVVDTTGAGDCFLAGLIAGLSRGLTPHRAGAFGCTTAAQSVTALGGWAGVVTVGSG; from the coding sequence ATGCCCACACCCTTGGACGTGATCGTCGCCGGCTCGTGTGTGATGGACCTGGTCTGTCGGCCCGTTGCTCTAAACACGCCCATCGGCGGCGGGGCGCTGCACGCGATCGCGCCGCCCGGCGCGGTGCCCGGCGGGATCACGAGCAACGCCGGGATCGCGATGCGCCGGCTCGGGCTCGGCGTCGGCGTCGCATCCTATATCGGCGACGACGCATGGGGGATGCTCCTGCGCAGCACACTCGATCGCGAAGGCGTTGATACGACACGCCTGTTGATACACCCTGATGCGCCAACAAGCACGACGATCGTCCTGGTGGATGATTCTGGCGAGCGCAGTTTTCTTCATGCTCAAGGCGCACCCAAGCGCATCGACGCCGCGTTCTTCCTAGACGATGCCGAACGCTGGCGCGGTGTCGGCTGGGTGCTGCTGGGCTACTACCCACTGCTGCCCAACCTGATCGACGACCTGCCCGAGGTCATGCGTGCTTTGCAAACGCTTGGCTGCAAGACCGCACTCGACAGCGCAGGCGGGCTCGAGCGCGGCGGCACTTTCGACGAGCTAGCGCCCGTGTTGCCACACCTCGACCTCTATGTCCCTTCACGCGGCGAGGCGGAGTCGCAGACGGGCGAGACCGACCCCGATCGCATGATCGAACGCTACCGCGCGGCGGGCTGCGATGGGCTTCTCGGTGTAAAACTTGGCGGCGCGGACGGTGTGCTGCTGAGCCCGAGCCACGGTGGGCAGATACACATCCCCAGCGCCGCGCCGCCCGGCCCGGTCGTCGATACCACCGGCGCAGGCGACTGCTTCCTGGCTGGGCTCATCGCCGGGCTGTCTCGCGGGCTCACGCCGCATCGCGCAGGCGCGTTCGGCTGCACGACCGCCGCGCAGTCCGTCACCGCGCTGGGCGGCTGGGCCGGCGTCGTCACGGTTGGCAGCGGCTGA
- a CDS encoding prepilin-type N-terminal cleavage/methylation domain-containing protein produces MRTHTPKVRVPRRTAGFTLLEVLIASSILAFATLGLVQAVTAGQAQTFDALRRARATALADALLEEVLAKPYADPEGATTLGPDSGESDRDEFDNLDDYHGFAEAVGALADHAGTVYPTAYQRYERSVTVQQKTVTIAALGGDRVGMRVTVTVTEPATAVGGTDGRSWTVTRFVPETP; encoded by the coding sequence ATGCGAACTCATACGCCTAAGGTGCGTGTACCCCGAAGAACGGCCGGCTTTACGCTGCTGGAGGTCTTGATCGCATCGTCGATTTTGGCGTTCGCGACACTGGGCCTGGTGCAGGCGGTTACGGCCGGGCAGGCGCAGACGTTTGACGCGTTGCGCCGTGCGCGAGCGACGGCGTTGGCGGATGCGCTGCTCGAAGAGGTGCTCGCCAAGCCCTACGCGGACCCCGAGGGCGCGACGACGCTCGGCCCGGATTCGGGTGAATCCGATCGTGACGAGTTTGACAACCTTGACGATTACCACGGCTTTGCCGAGGCGGTTGGGGCGTTGGCGGACCACGCGGGCACGGTGTACCCCACGGCGTACCAGCGGTACGAGCGGAGCGTGACTGTGCAGCAGAAGACCGTGACGATCGCGGCGCTGGGCGGGGACCGAGTTGGCATGCGTGTGACCGTGACGGTGACCGAGCCCGCGACCGCCGTGGGCGGGACCGACGGCCGGTCGTGGACGGTGACGCGGTTCGTGCCGGAGACGCCGTGA